The following proteins come from a genomic window of Panthera leo isolate Ple1 chromosome E2, P.leo_Ple1_pat1.1, whole genome shotgun sequence:
- the LOC122207648 gene encoding galanin-like peptide isoform X1 → MAEEAGPSTVPATSWVPSSTFFRAGAAATGRRQPWRSWTCGRPLTGSPIPTLSRPPRRVRGRPWPNQRRQTRASSARKLPGRERSCSLRRLHTSPLHPSLQLLLSPPLAPSTETRILKLSPQIPCRKFGVLAEFPSKVPRLSRVSLIFPGHC, encoded by the exons AT GGCCGAGGAGGCTGGACCCTCAACAGTGCCGGCTACCTCCTGGGTCCCG agctcCACCTTCTTCAGAGCAGGGGCCGCGGCAACGGGAAGAAGACAGCCCTGGAGGTCCTGGACCTGTGGAAGGCCATTG ACGGGCTCCCCAATCCCCACCCTCAGCAGGCCACCAAGAAGAGTCCGAGGGAGACCTTGGCCAAACCAGAGACGGCAG aCCCGGGCGAGCTCAGCAAGAAAGCTCCCAGGGAGGGAGAGGTCCTGCAGTCTTAGACGTCTCCACACCTCTCCTCTGCATCCTTCTCTCCAGCTCCTCCTGAGCCCCCCTCTAGCTCCCTCCACTGAGACTAGGATCTTGAAATTAAGTCCCCAAATCCCATGTCGAAAATTTGGAGTGTTGGCAGAATTTCCCTCAAAAGTTCCCAGACTGTCTcgggtttcactgatttttcctGGGCATTGTTAA
- the LOC122207648 gene encoding galanin-like peptide isoform X2, whose amino-acid sequence MAEEAGPSTVPATSWVPSSTFFRAGAAATGRRQPWRSWTCGRPLPQIRPPAERISGKAQRLCCVARRQKADGLPNPHPQQATKKSPRETLAKPETADPGELSKKAPREGEVLQS is encoded by the exons AT GGCCGAGGAGGCTGGACCCTCAACAGTGCCGGCTACCTCCTGGGTCCCG agctcCACCTTCTTCAGAGCAGGGGCCGCGGCAACGGGAAGAAGACAGCCCTGGAGGTCCTGGACCTGTGGAAGGCCATTG CCTCAAATACGTCCACCTGCAGAACGTATCAGTGGAAAGGCCCAACGGCTCTGTTGTGTGGCTCGCCGACAGAAGGCAG ACGGGCTCCCCAATCCCCACCCTCAGCAGGCCACCAAGAAGAGTCCGAGGGAGACCTTGGCCAAACCAGAGACGGCAG aCCCGGGCGAGCTCAGCAAGAAAGCTCCCAGGGAGGGAGAGGTCCTGCAGTCTTAG